GAGCGCGCCGGCGTCATGCACAAGGACATCGACATGGCGATGATCTACGACTCGTTCACGATCACCGTGCTGGCCACGCTGGAGAATCTCGGCTTTTGCAAGCGCGGCGAAGGCGGCGCATTCGTGTCGGGCGGACGGCTGCGCTTCGACGGCGAATTTCCGATCAACACCGACGGCGGAGGGTTGTCGTCGAATCATCCGGGGATGCGCGGAATCTTCCTGGTGATCGAGGCGGCCAGGCAACTGCGCGGCGAGTGCGGTCCGCGGCAGGTAAAAGATTGCAAAATAGCACTGGTGCACGGCACCGGCGGCGCGCTCGGCACGCGCCATTCGGGCGCGACGCTTATCCTCGGCAATCAGTAACCTCGGGGGGCGGACCAAAAATCATGGCGGAACAGACGCAAGCGAAGAAATACTCGAAGCCACTCCCGCATCTCGACGAAGAGAACCGTCCGTGGTGGGAGGCGCTGCAACGGCACGAGCTTTACATCCAGAAATGCGGCAACTGCGGCGACATCCGCTACTATCCGCGCGCGCTGTGCACGAATTGCATGTCGTCGCAGGTGCAATGGATAAAATGCAGCGGGCGCGCCACGGTCTATACCTTCACCACCACGTATCAGAACCAGGCGCCGGGGTTTCGCGAATCGCTCCCCTACATCATGGCCTACGTCGAGTTGGAAGAGGGCGTGAAAATGCTCACCAACCTTGTCGACTGCCAGCCGGAACAGGCTAAAATAGGAATGCCCGTCGAGGTCGTATTCGAGGACGTCACGCCCGCGGTGACGCTCGCGAAATTTCGCCCGGCGAGGTGAGGACTCAATCCTGGTGAGTACAATCCTTGATCTGCATACGCATAGCGAAGCATCGGAAGACAGCCGCGCGCCGGTAGAGGCGTACCTCAACTGGATCAAGCTGCGCCAGGCCGAGCGGCCGGTCGATGGGATCGTCCTGACCGAGCATCGCCAGTTCAATCGCGACGCCGACTACCGCCGGCTCGAGGACAAATTCGGAACGTTGGTGTTGCGCGCGTCGGAAGTCGAGACCACCTACGGACACATGCTGGTGTTCGGGGTGAACGATGACATGGTGGCGCGATTCGATTTTGCCGACGTGCGGCTCGACGCGCAGACTTTGATCGATGAAGTGGCGCGGATGGGCGGAATTGTCGTGCCGTGCCATCCCGGCCGCCCCAATATCGGGCTCTACGAGCACTATCAGTCGAGGCCGCCGCTGGAGAACGTGGTCGCGGTCGAAGCGCTCAACGGCGGCTCGCGCAAGGGCGAAGACGAGCGCAGCGCGGAATTGATCGCGAAACACGGGTTTGCCGCGACCGGCGGTTCCGACAGTCATCTGGTGAGCCTGATCGGGCTGTGCGCGACAAAATTCAGCGCGTACATCAAGACGATCGACGACCTGGTGCGGGAATTGAAGACCGGCAACTACGAGCCGGTGGATTTCCGGCCGCGGCGCAAAACCGTGCCGCATGCGGTCGCGATGGAAACCAGGTAACGCGCCGCACCGGCAATAGCGAGAAAACCACGATGGCAGTGAAT
The window above is part of the Candidatus Binatus sp. genome. Proteins encoded here:
- a CDS encoding Zn-ribbon domain-containing OB-fold protein; the protein is MAEQTQAKKYSKPLPHLDEENRPWWEALQRHELYIQKCGNCGDIRYYPRALCTNCMSSQVQWIKCSGRATVYTFTTTYQNQAPGFRESLPYIMAYVELEEGVKMLTNLVDCQPEQAKIGMPVEVVFEDVTPAVTLAKFRPAR
- a CDS encoding PHP-associated domain-containing protein, translated to MSTILDLHTHSEASEDSRAPVEAYLNWIKLRQAERPVDGIVLTEHRQFNRDADYRRLEDKFGTLVLRASEVETTYGHMLVFGVNDDMVARFDFADVRLDAQTLIDEVARMGGIVVPCHPGRPNIGLYEHYQSRPPLENVVAVEALNGGSRKGEDERSAELIAKHGFAATGGSDSHLVSLIGLCATKFSAYIKTIDDLVRELKTGNYEPVDFRPRRKTVPHAVAMETR